The following proteins come from a genomic window of Gossypium raimondii isolate GPD5lz chromosome 5, ASM2569854v1, whole genome shotgun sequence:
- the LOC105766348 gene encoding anther-specific protein LAT52-like produces the protein MANISIIALLCFTICVSSSLSYSHGAAEEKMQYMVVGHVYCDTCRVEFETKLSEPISGAVVKLECRNRTDEAITFQSQEIVADNFGDYHIIVEGDYEESDCDVALVRSPRADCSDPTEAWRKSRVVLTTFDGLSGKLRFANNLGFKKDKALPQCTRILQEMGYYELSQESGELSHSSEL, from the exons ATGGCAAATATTTCCATAATCGCCCTTCTCTGCTTCACCATTTGTGTTTCCTCCTCACTCAGCTACTCCCATGGGGCTGCTGAAGAAAAAATGCAGTATATGGTGGTAGGTCATGTTTATTGCGACACTTGCCGTGTTGAATTTGAGACCAAACTCAGCGAACCCATTAGTG GAGCAGTAGTGAAATTGGAATGTAGGAACCGTACCGACGAAGCGATTACCTTCCAGAGCCAAGAAATAGTGGCTGACAATTTCGGAGACTACCACATCATAGTGGAAGGCGATTATGAGGAATCAGACTGCGATGTTGCTTTGGTGAGGAGTCCAAGGGCTGATTGCAGTGATCCCACCGAAGCGTGGAGAAAATCCAGGGTGGTTCTCACCACATTCGATGGTCTTAGCGGTAAACTCCGTTTTGCCAACAATCTTGGGTTTAAGAAGGACAAAGCTCTTCCTCAGTGCACTCGAATTCTTCAAGAGATGGGCTATTATGAGCTTAGTCAAGAATCTGGAGAACTTTCCCATTCGTCAGAACTATAA